The proteins below are encoded in one region of Apostichopus japonicus isolate 1M-3 chromosome 4, ASM3797524v1, whole genome shotgun sequence:
- the LOC139966812 gene encoding P2X purinoceptor 7-like: MAAGGTDTQYSDSNSDGGHGRRSWGSFSLLYMFEPETSEEEAGSDSDVEIDRLDGTQWCHCGQCAVMPTARECRCCREIEKVRNVMDEEGATCITLHPGFEAVCLNPWVLQTAYYVYRQQYGGCAQENSIHEKYRHTAYRQCVRMCWQFLGKEVRVVLPSCAVRRIRAAFPSEQYDGFKLPRL; encoded by the exons ATGGCTGCCGGTGGCACTGACACACAGTATTCAGATAGCAATAGCGATGGAGGACATGGTCGACGATCGTGGGGAAGTTTTtccctactgtacatgttcgaaccggagaccagcGAAGAGGAAGCGGGATCGGACAGCGATGTCGAAATTGATCGTCTTGACGGAACACAATG GTGTCATTGTGGCCAGTGTGCTGTGATGCCTACAGCAAGGGAGTGTAGATGCTGCAGGGAAATAGAAAAAGTACGGAatgtgatggatgaagaaggtgcTACGTGCATCACCTTACACCCAGGTTTTGAAGCTGTGTGCCTGAACCCATGGGTGCTACAGACAGCCTACTACGTGTACCGTCAACAGTATGGTGGCTGTGCACAGGAAAATAGCATCCATGA gaaatacagacacacagcaTACAGACAATGTGTACGGATGTGCTGGCAGTTTTTAGGGAAGGAGGTTCGTGTTGTTCTCCCATCCTGTGCGGTAAGGAGGATTCGAGCAGCTTTTCCATCTGAACAGTATGATGGGTTTAAATTACCAAGACTGTGA